From Lutra lutra chromosome 14, mLutLut1.2, whole genome shotgun sequence, a single genomic window includes:
- the CALHM2 gene encoding calcium homeostasis modulator protein 2 — translation MAALIAENFRFLSLFFKSKDVMIFNGLVALGTVGSQELFSVVAFHCPCSPARNYLYGLTAIGVPALALFLIGVILNNHTWNLVAECQYRRTKNCSAAPNFLLLSSILGRAAVAPVTWSVISLLRGEAYVCALSEFVDPSSLTAGEKGFPPAHAAEILARFPCGEGPANMSGFREEVTRRLKYESQLFGWLLIGVVAILVFLTKCLKHYCSPLSYRQEAYWAQYRASEDQLFQHTAEVHSRVLAANNVRRFFGFVALSKEDEELVARFPVEGTQPRPQWNAITGVYLYRENLGLPLYSRLHKWAQGLTGNGAAPETVEMAPLAS, via the exons ATGGCAGCCCTGATTGCAGAGAACTTCCGCTTCCTATCACTCTTCTTCAAGAGCAAGGACGTAATGATTTTTAATGGGCTGGTGGCACTGGGCACAGTGGGCAGTCAGGAGCTGTTCTCCGTGGTGGCTTTCCACTGCCCTTGCTCACCTGCCCGGAACTACCTGTACGGGCTGACAGCCATCGGTGTGCCAGCCCTGGCGCTTTTCCTCATCGGGGTCATCCTCAACAACCACACCTGGAACCTAGTCGCCGAGTGCCAGTACCGGAGGACCAAGAACTGCTCAGCCGCCCCCAACTTCCTCCTCCTCAGCTCCATCCTGGGCCGTGCAGCTGTGGCCCCTGTCACCTGGTCTGTCATCTCCCTGCTTCGAGGTGAGGCCTACGTGTGTGCTCTCAGTGAGTTTGTGGACCCATCCTCCCTCACAGCCGGAGAGAAAGGCTTCCCACCAGCCCATGCCGCCGAAATCCTGGCCAGATTCCCTTGCGGGGAGGGCCCTGCGAACATGTCGGGCTTCCGGGAGGAGGTCACCCGCAGGCTCAAGTATGAGTCCCAG CTCTTCGGGTGGCTGCTCATCGGCGTGGTGGCCATCCTGGTGTTCCTGACCAAGTGCCTCAAGCACTACTGCTCGCCGCTCAGCTACCGCCAGGAGGCCTACTGGGCGCAGTACCGCGCCAGCGAGGACCAGCTCTTTCAGCACACGGCGGAGGTGCACTCCCGGGTGCTGGCCGCCAACAACGTGCGCCGCTTCTTCGGCTTCGTGGCGCTCAGCAAGGAGGACGAGGAGCTGGTGGCCAGGTTCCCGGTAGAAGGCACACAGCCTCGGCCGCAGTGGAATGCCATCACCGGCGTCTATCTATACCGCGAGAACCTGGGCCTCCCACTCTACAGCCGCCTGCACAAGTGGGCCCAGGGTCTGACGGGCAACGGGGCAGCGCCCGAGACCGTGGAGATGGCCCCGCTCGCCTCCTAG
- the CALHM1 gene encoding calcium homeostasis modulator protein 1, with amino-acid sequence MDKFRMIFQFLQSNQESFMNGICGIMALASAQMYSAFDFSCPCLPGYNEAYSAGILLAPPLVLFLLGLVVNNNVSMLAEEWKRPPGRRTKDPAVLRYMLCSMAQRALIAPIVWVAVTLLDGKCFLCAFCTAVPVTVLGNGSLAPGLSAPELARLLARVPCPDIYDGDWLLARDVAVRYLRCISQALGWSFVLLTTLLAFVVRSVRPCFTQAAFLQSKYWAHYINIERKLFDETCTEHAKAFAKVCIQQFFEAMNHDLELGHAHGAAATAPAGSAAPETTDGAEEEREKLRGITDRGTMNRLLASWHKCKPPLRLGQEEPLLGNGWAGGGPRAPRKEVATYFSRV; translated from the exons ATGGACAAATTCCGGATGATCTTCCAGTTCCTGCAGTCCAACCAGGAGTCCTTCATGAACGGCATCTGCGGCATCATGGCCCTGGCCAGCGCCCAGATGTACTCCGCCTTCGATTTCAGCTGCCCCTGCCTGCCGGGCTACAATGAGGCCTACAGTGCTGGCATCCTGCTGGCGCCCCCCCTCGTGCTCTTCCTGCTCGGCCTGGTGGTGAACAACAACGTGTCCATGCTGGCTGAGGAGTGGAAGCGGCCCCCGGGCCGCCGGACCAAGGACCCCGCCGTGCTGCGGTACATGCTCTGCTCCATGGCCCAGCGCGCCCTCATCGCGCCCATCGTCTGGGTGGCCGTCACGCTGCTGGATGGCAAATGCTTCCTCTGCGCCTTCTGCACTGCTGTGCCCGTGACGGTGCTGGGCAACggcagcctggcccctggtctCTCTGCGCCCGAGCTCGCCCGCCTGCTGGCCCGGGTGCCCTGCCCTGACATCTATGATGGCGACTGGTTGCTGGCCCGCGACGTGGCTGTGCGTTACCTGCGCTGCATCTCCCAG GCCCTGGGCTGGTCCTTCGTGCTGCTGACCACACTGCTGGCATTCGTCGTGCGCTCTGTGCGGCCCTGCTTCACCCAGGCCGCCTTCCTCCAAAGCAAGTACTGGGCCCACTATATCAACATCGAGCGCAAGCTCTTCGATGAGACGTGCACAGAGCACGCCAAGGCCTTCGCCAAGGTCTGCATCCAGCAGTTCTTCGAGGCCATGAACCACGACCTGGAGCTGGGTCACGCCCACGGGGCAGCGGCCACAGCCCCTGCTGGCTCGGCTGCCCCCGAGACCACGGACGGggctgaggaggagagggagaagctgcgAGGCATCACGGATCGAGGCACCATGAACAGGCTGCTGGCGAGCTGGCACAAATGCAAGCCGCCCTTGCGGCTGGGCCAGGAGGAGCCCCTGCTGGGCAACGGTTGGGCGGGGGGCGGGCCCCGGGCTCCACGCAAGGAGGTAGCCACCTACTTCAGCAGAGTGTGA